The DNA region GTCGTACTGGATCACCACCTGGGTCAGCAACGCCGCGCTCGCCGTGGCCGCCGTCGGCTACCTGGACGTGCTGGTGCCGGTCGGTCACGACACCGCGCTGGAGATCACCGCCGCGCTGGCCTTCCAGTGGCTGCCCGCGCTGGCCAACCTGGCCGGCACCCGGTTCGTCGGGGCGGTCCAACTCGTCTCCACCGTCCTGAAGTTCATCCCACTGCTGCTGGTCTCGGTGGGCGGGCTGTGCTTCTTCGACCCGAAGAACATCGGGCCCTTCGACGGCAACGGCCAGGGCTGGATGGGCGGCATGACGGCCGCCGCGGCGATCCTGCTGTTCAGCTACCTGGGCGTGGAGTCGGCCGCGATGAGCGCCGGTCAGGTCCGCGACCCCGAGCGCAACGTCGGCCGGGCCAGCGTGCTCGGCACCAGCGGCGCCGCCGTGGTCTACCTGCTCGGCACGCTCGCGGTGTTCGGCACCGTCGCGCACCAGCGACTGGTCAACTCCAGCGCACCGTTCTCGGACGCCATGAACGCGATGTTCGGCGGCACCTGGGGCGGCACGGTGATCGCCGTCGCCGCGCTGATCTCGATGACCGGCGCGCTCAACGGCTGGACCCTGCTGGCCGCCCAGGCGCCGTACGCGGCCGCCAGGGACGGGCTGTTCCCGGCCGCGTTCGGCAAGGAGAAGCGCGGCGTGCCGACCTTCGGCGTGATCGTCAGCGTCGCCCTGGCCTCGGTGCTGACCATCGCCAACTTCGCCAGCGGCGCCAAGGGCGCGTTCGACATGCTGGTGCTGGTCACCACCTTCACCGCGGTGGTGCCCTACCTGCTGTCCACCGCCGCCCAGTTGTACTGGCTGGTCCGCGGCGCCACCGACAAGGTCGACGGCGCCCACCTGGTGCGCGACGCCGTCCTCGGCCTCGGCGCCTTCGCCTTCTCACTCTGGCTCCTGGCCGGTGCCGGCTACGCCGCCGTCTACCAGGGCGTGCTGTTCCTGTTCGCCGGGATCCTGGTCTACGTCTGGCTGGCCGGGCGCCGCCGGGCCCGGCCGGAGGACGACGCCCGCTGACCTCGTTGCCGAAGGTGGCCCCGGTGTGCGGTGTACCGCGCGCCGGGGCCACTTCTCTTGTGCTGGAACGGAGTCGTCGGGGCCGAGTGGTCCGGGCGGGGGCTATCCGGCCGGCAGTTCGCGGAAGCGGTTGATGGCGGGCAGGTGCTTCTCGCGCAGTTCGTGGTCGCGCACGCCCAGGCCTTCCTCGGGGGCCAGGCAGAGCACGCCGACCTTGCCCTGGTGCTTGTTGTGGTGGACGTCGAGGGCGGCCTGGCCGGTCTCCTCCAGGGAGTAGACCTTGGACAGGGTGGGGTGGATCCTGCCCTTGGCGATCAGGCGGTTGGCCTCGTAGGCCTCGCGGTAGTTGGCGAAGTGCGAGCCGACGATCTTCTTGAGCGACATCCACAGGTACCGGTTGTCGTACTGGTGCATGTAGCCGGAGGTGGAGGCGCAGGTGACGATGGTGCCGCCCTTGCGGGTGACGTACACCGAGGCGCCGAAGGTCTCCCGGCCCGGGTGCTCGAAGACGATGTCCACGTCCTCGCCGCCGGTGAACTCGCGGATCTTCGAGCCCAGGCGCTTCCACTCGCGCGGGTCCTGGGTGTTCTCGTCCTTCCAGAACCGGTAGCCCTCGGCGGAGCGGTCGATGATCGCCTCGGCGCCCATGGCGCGGCAGATCCCGGCCTTCTGGTCGTTGGAGACCACGCAGATCGGGGTGGCGCCGCCGGCCAGCGCGTACTGGGTGGCGTACGAGCCGAGGCCGCCGCTGGCGCCCCAGATCAGCACGTTGTCGCCCTGCTTCATGCCGGCGCCGTTGCGCGAGACCAGCTGGCGGTACGCGGTGGAGTTGACCAGGCCGGGGGAGGCGGCCTCCTCCCAGGTGAGGTGCTCGGGCTTGGGCAGCAGCTGGTTGGTCTTGACCAGGGCGAGCTGGGCCAGGCCGCCGAAGTTGGTCTCGAATCCCCAGATCCGCTGCTCCGGGTCCATCATCGTGTCGTCGTGGCCGTCCGGGGACTCCAGTTCGACCGAGAGGCAGTGGGCGACGACCTCGTCGCCGGGCTTCCAGGCGTTGACCCCGGCGCCGGTGCGCAGCACCACGCCCGCGAGGTCCGAGCCGACCACGTGGTACGGCAGGTCGTGGCGCTTGGTGAGCGGCGACAGCCGGCCGTAGCGCTCCAGGAAGCCGAAGGTGGAGACCGGCTCGAAGATCGAGCTCCACACGGTGTTGTAGTTCACCGCGCTGGCCATGACGGCGACCAGGGCCTCGCCGGGGCCGAGCTCGGGCAGGGCGACCTCGTCGAGGTGAAGGGACTTGCGGGGGTCCTTGTCGCGGCTGTCCAGGCCCGCGAACATCTGCTCCTCGTCCTTGTGGAGCGTGACCGCCCGGTAGGACTCGGGGAGCTTGATCGCCGCGAAGTCCGCCGACGTGGCGTCGGAGCTGAGGATCGCGTCGAGGAGGGCCGACATGTCGGTCATGTGGTGGTTCCCATCAGGTGTTCTCTCATCGGGGGCGTACGACCGGGCTGCTCCGCCCGGTTGCGGCTCCGGCCGTCCGGTTACGACGGGTGGCGGGCGAGTTCGATCAGCAGCAGGGCGAGTCGGGCGCCCGGTCGGCCGAGGCCGCTCTGGTACTCCTTCACCATCCGGTTCTCCCTGGTGAGTTCGGTACGGGGCAGGCCCGCGGCCCGGCGGAGCGCCTCGATCTCACCGACCAGCTCGGCGCGGCGCCGGATCATCCGGATGAGGGACCGGTCGAGTTCGGCGAGTTCGTCCTGCCACTCGTCGACCCGGCTCGGCACGGTGAGTGACATGTCAGGCCCCGGCCTTCCGACGGGTGGCCGCGCGCCGCTGGGCGAGGGCCAGGGTCAGGGCGGTCAGCGCGGCGAGTGCCGCCGCGGCCAGTGACCACCAGAAGGTGACGGTGAACGCCGACATCCGGCTGTCGGCGCTGTCCCCCGCCCCGTCCAGGCCGTTCTGCAGGACGGCCACGAACACGGCGGTCGCGATCGACCCCCCGAGCCGCTGCAGCATGTTGATCTGCGGCGAGGCATCGCTGATCTTGCGCGGGTCGACGGCCCGGAAGGCCGAGGTCATGGCCGGCATCACGGACAGTCCGGCCCCGAAGCCGGAGAGCAGCATGGCGGTGCCGATCACCGCGTACGGCGTGTCCGCCCCGACCAGGACGAACGGCACCGCCGCGGCGAGGCTCAGCGCCGCCCCGAGGAACGCGGTGCGCCCGCCGCCGAGCCGTTCGACGACCCGCCCCGACAGCCAGGTGGCCGCGGCGGCGCCCGCGCTCGACGGCAGCAGCAGCACCCCCGTGGCGACCGGGTCCGCGCCGCGCACGCTCTGGAAGTACAGCGGCATCAGCACCATGCCCGCGTACATGCCCATGGACAGGAAGACCGTGGTGAGCGAGGCCGAGCGGAAGACGGCATCGTGGTAGAGCCTGAT from Kitasatospora cathayae includes:
- a CDS encoding amino acid permease, translated to MQTSPAATRQATRPSSPASADPATPDPATPDPATPAPAKNGRFGLATATALVMGNIIGGGIFMIPAAVAPFGTVSLLAFVVLTVGAIALALVFGQLARRNPRTGGPYVYAREAFGDFAGFLSAWSYWITTWVSNAALAVAAVGYLDVLVPVGHDTALEITAALAFQWLPALANLAGTRFVGAVQLVSTVLKFIPLLLVSVGGLCFFDPKNIGPFDGNGQGWMGGMTAAAAILLFSYLGVESAAMSAGQVRDPERNVGRASVLGTSGAAVVYLLGTLAVFGTVAHQRLVNSSAPFSDAMNAMFGGTWGGTVIAVAALISMTGALNGWTLLAAQAPYAAARDGLFPAAFGKEKRGVPTFGVIVSVALASVLTIANFASGAKGAFDMLVLVTTFTAVVPYLLSTAAQLYWLVRGATDKVDGAHLVRDAVLGLGAFAFSLWLLAGAGYAAVYQGVLFLFAGILVYVWLAGRRRARPEDDAR
- the ccrA gene encoding crotonyl-CoA carboxylase/reductase, with translation MSALLDAILSSDATSADFAAIKLPESYRAVTLHKDEEQMFAGLDSRDKDPRKSLHLDEVALPELGPGEALVAVMASAVNYNTVWSSIFEPVSTFGFLERYGRLSPLTKRHDLPYHVVGSDLAGVVLRTGAGVNAWKPGDEVVAHCLSVELESPDGHDDTMMDPEQRIWGFETNFGGLAQLALVKTNQLLPKPEHLTWEEAASPGLVNSTAYRQLVSRNGAGMKQGDNVLIWGASGGLGSYATQYALAGGATPICVVSNDQKAGICRAMGAEAIIDRSAEGYRFWKDENTQDPREWKRLGSKIREFTGGEDVDIVFEHPGRETFGASVYVTRKGGTIVTCASTSGYMHQYDNRYLWMSLKKIVGSHFANYREAYEANRLIAKGRIHPTLSKVYSLEETGQAALDVHHNKHQGKVGVLCLAPEEGLGVRDHELREKHLPAINRFRELPAG
- a CDS encoding chorismate mutase, which gives rise to MSLTVPSRVDEWQDELAELDRSLIRMIRRRAELVGEIEALRRAAGLPRTELTRENRMVKEYQSGLGRPGARLALLLIELARHPS